A region of Deltaproteobacteria bacterium DNA encodes the following proteins:
- a CDS encoding homoserine dehydrogenase, whose product METINAGLIGFGTVGTGVYRVLTENADVIEKKLGCRLRLKKIADRDVERDRGVKVDPALLTADPSEVINDPGISIVIELIGGTGAAREFIVEALAKGKHVVTANKALLSTHGREIFETARSMGLDIGFEASVGGGIPVIKALREGLAANHVESICGIINGTANYILSRMTSDGGRFEDVLAEAQARGYAEADPTYDVEGIDTAHKLAILINIAYGTYVELDSIYTEGISRITPLDIAFAAEFGYRVKLLAIAKSEDGEIEARVHPTMIPATHPLASVDGAFNAVHIEGDAVGPVMLYGLGAGMMPTASAVVADVVDIARNMRNGVGRRLEPLSYMHGAVREAAVRPMDELDIPWYLRFSALDRPGVLSRIAGVLGAHNISISSVIQKGRQAGEAVPLVILTHHAKERQMRAALAEIETLDVVRDRPAYIRIEENLGASR is encoded by the coding sequence ATGGAGACGATAAACGCGGGTCTCATAGGGTTCGGCACGGTCGGGACCGGGGTCTACAGGGTCCTGACCGAGAACGCCGACGTTATCGAGAAGAAGCTTGGCTGCAGGCTGAGGCTAAAGAAGATAGCCGACAGGGACGTAGAGAGGGACAGGGGCGTCAAGGTGGACCCGGCGCTGCTCACCGCCGACCCCTCCGAGGTGATAAACGACCCCGGCATCTCCATCGTCATAGAGCTCATCGGCGGCACCGGCGCGGCGCGGGAGTTCATCGTCGAGGCGCTGGCCAAGGGCAAGCACGTGGTGACGGCCAACAAGGCGCTGCTCTCCACCCACGGCCGCGAGATATTCGAGACGGCCCGCTCCATGGGGCTCGACATCGGCTTCGAGGCGAGCGTGGGCGGCGGCATACCGGTCATAAAGGCGCTTCGCGAGGGGCTTGCCGCCAATCACGTAGAGAGCATCTGCGGCATCATAAACGGTACGGCCAATTACATACTGAGCCGCATGACGAGCGACGGCGGCCGCTTCGAGGACGTGCTCGCCGAGGCCCAGGCCAGGGGATACGCCGAGGCCGACCCCACCTACGACGTGGAGGGGATCGACACGGCCCACAAGCTCGCAATCCTCATCAACATCGCCTACGGCACCTACGTGGAGCTCGACTCCATATACACCGAGGGCATATCGCGCATAACGCCGCTGGACATAGCGTTCGCCGCCGAGTTCGGCTACAGGGTCAAGCTCCTGGCCATAGCGAAGAGCGAGGACGGGGAGATCGAGGCGAGGGTCCATCCCACGATGATACCGGCGACCCATCCGCTCGCCTCGGTGGACGGCGCCTTCAACGCCGTCCACATAGAGGGCGACGCCGTGGGCCCGGTCATGCTCTACGGCCTCGGCGCGGGCATGATGCCCACGGCGAGCGCCGTCGTCGCCGACGTGGTGGACATCGCAAGGAACATGAGAAACGGCGTCGGCCGGCGCCTCGAGCCGCTGTCGTACATGCACGGAGCCGTGAGGGAGGCGGCCGTAAGGCCCATGGACGAGCTCGACATACCGTGGTATCTGCGCTTCTCGGCGCTGGACCGCCCCGGCGTGCTCTCCCGCATAGCGGGCGTGCTCGGCGCGCACAACATAAGCATCTCCTCGGTCATACAGAAGGGCCGCCAGGCTGGAGAGGCCGTGCCGCTCGTCATACTGACCCACCACGCAAAGGAACGGCAGATGCGGGCCGCCCTCGCCGAGATAGAGACGCTCGACGTGGTGCGCGACAGGCCGGCATATATCAGGATAGAGGAGAACCTCGGTGCATCTCGATAG
- a CDS encoding threonine synthase gives MHLDRKGVWEGVIREFRGFLPDISDEAVVTLREGNTPLVESHNLGDMVGDIRLLFKYEGLNPTGSFKDRGMTLAVSMARQAGSEAVICASTGNTSASAAAYAAKAGMRAYVLVPEGRIAVGKLSQAMIHGAVVMEVSGSFDDALDIVKEITRSHPVTMVNSLNPYRIEGQKTAAFEVCEHLGHPPTFHFLPVGNAGNITAYWKGYREYRDKDITSSLPKMMGFQAEGAAPIVLGHVVEDPQTIATAIRIGNPASWKEAEAARDESGGIIDMVSDEQIIEAYRLLASREGIFCEPASAASLAGLIKLKKEGVVSDGDTVVCTLTGHGLKDPATAIDSAVKPVKVSPSADEVLRVMGF, from the coding sequence GTGCATCTCGATAGGAAAGGCGTCTGGGAAGGCGTAATCAGGGAGTTCAGGGGCTTTCTGCCCGACATATCGGACGAGGCGGTGGTGACGCTGCGCGAGGGCAACACGCCGCTTGTGGAGTCCCACAACCTGGGGGACATGGTCGGCGACATAAGGCTGCTCTTCAAGTACGAGGGCCTCAACCCCACGGGCTCGTTCAAGGACCGGGGCATGACCCTGGCCGTCTCCATGGCGAGGCAGGCGGGCTCGGAGGCCGTCATCTGCGCCTCCACGGGCAACACCTCGGCCTCGGCCGCCGCCTACGCCGCCAAGGCGGGCATGAGGGCCTACGTGCTCGTCCCAGAGGGGAGGATCGCCGTGGGAAAGCTCTCGCAGGCCATGATCCACGGGGCCGTGGTAATGGAGGTGAGCGGGAGCTTCGACGACGCCCTCGACATCGTGAAGGAGATAACGCGCAGCCACCCGGTCACCATGGTCAACTCGCTCAACCCCTACAGGATAGAAGGGCAGAAGACGGCGGCCTTCGAGGTCTGCGAGCACCTGGGACACCCCCCCACCTTCCACTTCCTCCCCGTGGGCAACGCCGGCAACATAACGGCCTACTGGAAGGGCTACAGGGAGTACAGGGACAAGGACATCACATCGAGCCTGCCCAAGATGATGGGCTTCCAGGCCGAGGGCGCGGCCCCCATAGTGCTGGGGCACGTGGTCGAGGACCCGCAGACCATCGCCACGGCCATACGCATAGGCAATCCGGCGAGCTGGAAAGAGGCCGAGGCGGCGAGGGACGAGTCGGGAGGGATCATCGACATGGTGAGCGACGAACAGATCATCGAGGCCTACAGGCTGCTCGCATCGCGCGAGGGCATCTTCTGCGAGCCCGCCTCGGCGGCGAGCCTTGCGGGACTAATCAAGCTCAAGAAGGAAGGCGTGGTGAGCGACGGCGACACCGTGGTCTGCACCCTCACGGGCCACGGCCTCAAGGACCCGGCCACGGCCATCGACTCGGCGGTGAAGCCGGTAAAGGTCTCGCCCAGCGCCGACGAGGTCCTCAGGGTCATGGGGTTCTGA
- a CDS encoding cofactor-independent phosphoglycerate mutase: MKYVILIGDGMADEPLEALGGRTVLEYAETPNMDAVASSGRLGLFRSVPGGFPPGSDVANMSILGYSPARYYTGRAPLEAASIGVRLGPSDTALRCNLVSLGEGPGGTVMKDYSAGHITTDEADSLIKSLDRALGAGAAGPFRFHRGKSYRHLVVWLDGPVDFETTPPHDITGRPVEGHLPGGEGADELRSLMERSREVLRDHPVNRERRARGLATADSIWLWGQGRAPRFPTMKELFGVDGSIISAVDLMNGLGVYAGLEVIDVPGATGYIDTDYSAKARYALESLEERDFVCVHVEAPDEAGHNGSLDDKLRAVEDFDGLVVGAVREGLRRFGAFRLLVITDHPTPVRLRTHTSDPVPFALCGDGSPAGSAARRFCERDAAATGVVETDCEDFARRFFGG; encoded by the coding sequence ATGAAGTACGTGATACTGATAGGCGACGGCATGGCCGACGAGCCGCTCGAAGCGCTGGGCGGCAGGACGGTCCTCGAATACGCCGAGACGCCCAACATGGACGCCGTGGCCTCGTCCGGGAGACTGGGGCTCTTCAGATCCGTGCCCGGGGGCTTTCCGCCGGGTAGCGACGTGGCCAACATGAGTATCCTCGGCTACAGTCCGGCCCGCTACTACACGGGCCGGGCCCCGCTCGAGGCGGCGAGCATCGGGGTAAGGCTCGGCCCCTCGGACACGGCCCTGCGCTGCAACCTCGTGAGTCTCGGGGAAGGTCCCGGCGGGACGGTCATGAAGGACTACAGCGCGGGCCACATAACGACCGACGAGGCCGATTCACTCATAAAGAGCCTCGACCGCGCCCTCGGCGCCGGCGCCGCGGGACCGTTCCGCTTCCACAGGGGCAAGTCCTACCGCCACCTCGTCGTCTGGCTCGACGGCCCCGTCGACTTCGAGACCACCCCGCCCCACGACATAACGGGCCGTCCCGTGGAGGGGCACCTGCCCGGCGGCGAGGGGGCGGACGAGCTCCGCTCGCTCATGGAGCGGTCCCGCGAGGTGCTGCGCGACCACCCGGTCAACAGGGAACGCCGCGCAAGGGGCCTCGCTACGGCCGACTCCATCTGGCTCTGGGGCCAGGGCCGGGCCCCGAGGTTTCCCACGATGAAGGAGCTCTTCGGCGTCGACGGCTCGATCATCTCGGCCGTGGACCTCATGAACGGTCTCGGCGTCTACGCCGGACTCGAGGTCATAGACGTGCCCGGCGCCACGGGCTACATAGACACCGACTACTCGGCCAAGGCCCGCTACGCCCTCGAAAGCCTCGAGGAGCGCGACTTCGTGTGCGTCCACGTGGAGGCCCCCGACGAGGCGGGCCACAACGGCTCTCTCGACGACAAGCTGCGCGCCGTCGAGGACTTCGACGGCCTCGTCGTCGGAGCGGTGCGCGAGGGCCTTCGCCGGTTCGGCGCCTTCAGGCTGCTCGTCATAACCGACCACCCCACACCGGTGAGGCTGCGCACCCACACCTCCGATCCCGTGCCCTTCGCCCTGTGCGGGGACGGCTCGCCGGCCGGCTCGGCGGCGCGCCGCTTCTGCGAAAGGGACGCCGCCGCCACGGGTGTCGTCGAAACGGACTGCGAGGACTTCGCGCGGCGGTTCTTCGGGGGCTGA